The following coding sequences are from one Pseudonocardia sp. EC080619-01 window:
- a CDS encoding fructose-bisphosphatase class II family protein, producing the protein MQAADLSTLEAVALAATRSAAVAGYAWVGRNDQKAADAAATTAMRTALAAAPGRGTVVIGEGEKDDAPMLFNGEVVGTGHGPDFDIAVDPLEGTSFCARDLPGSLATIAFGDTGTLWSPGPGFYMDKIVVPPAAKDVVDLDAPPEQTVADVAAALGKDVADLRVVIMDKPRHTELIERVLRTGAAVQTPAGGDVGGALAVLMPTHDLDLLLGVGGTPEGVMTAAAVRALGGGMLGRLAPQRDDEADAIRAAGMSLDRVYDGTELAAGEAFFAASGVNGGPLLARPHIRDGTTVVESLLISRGQIRHITHTTFD; encoded by the coding sequence ATGCAGGCCGCTGACCTCAGCACGTTGGAAGCGGTGGCGCTGGCCGCCACCCGCAGCGCCGCCGTGGCCGGCTACGCCTGGGTCGGCCGCAACGACCAGAAGGCCGCCGACGCGGCGGCGACCACGGCGATGCGCACGGCCCTCGCCGCCGCACCGGGCCGGGGGACCGTCGTCATCGGGGAGGGGGAGAAGGACGACGCCCCGATGCTGTTCAACGGCGAGGTGGTCGGCACCGGCCACGGACCGGACTTCGACATCGCCGTCGATCCCCTCGAGGGGACCTCGTTCTGCGCGCGGGACCTGCCCGGCTCGCTGGCCACGATCGCCTTCGGCGACACCGGCACGCTCTGGTCGCCGGGGCCAGGTTTCTACATGGACAAGATCGTCGTGCCCCCGGCCGCGAAGGACGTCGTCGATCTCGACGCCCCGCCCGAGCAGACCGTGGCCGACGTCGCCGCGGCACTCGGGAAGGACGTCGCCGACCTGCGGGTCGTCATCATGGACAAGCCGCGGCACACGGAGCTGATCGAGCGCGTGCTCCGGACGGGCGCTGCGGTCCAGACACCGGCGGGCGGCGACGTCGGCGGTGCCCTGGCGGTGCTGATGCCGACCCACGACCTCGACCTGCTCCTCGGGGTCGGCGGCACACCGGAGGGGGTCATGACGGCCGCGGCGGTCCGGGCGCTCGGCGGCGGCATGCTGGGCCGCCTGGCCCCGCAACGTGACGACGAGGCGGACGCGATCCGCGCGGCGGGCATGTCCCTCGACCGCGTCTACGACGGTACCGAGCTCGCGGCGGGTGAGGCCTTCTTCGCCGCCTCCGGGGTCAACGGCGGGCCGCTGCTCGCCCGGCCGCACATCCGCGACGGCACGACCGTGGTCGAGTCACTGCTGATCTCCCGAGGTCAGATCCGCCACATCACCCACACCACCTTCGACTGA
- the hxlB gene encoding 6-phospho-3-hexuloisomerase: protein MTQSIPTALDPGHFSDATRAVVGEVDKVTAGVQYETWTRAGALLLTAPKVFTLGTGRSGLALQMAAMRFMHLGLPTHVVGEVTAPAIGSGDVLVAASGSGTTARVVRAAQTARDQGAEVIALTTAADSPLAGIATEVLVVPAADKQDFDGATSVQYAGSLFEQSVLLITDALFHTLWKTGGTQARELWRLHANLE from the coding sequence TTGACTCAGTCGATTCCTACGGCGCTCGATCCCGGTCATTTCTCCGACGCCACCCGCGCGGTCGTCGGTGAGGTCGACAAGGTGACCGCAGGCGTCCAGTACGAGACCTGGACACGGGCCGGGGCACTGCTGCTCACGGCACCGAAGGTGTTCACCCTCGGGACCGGGCGCAGCGGGCTCGCCCTGCAGATGGCCGCCATGCGGTTCATGCACCTCGGGCTCCCCACCCACGTCGTCGGTGAGGTGACCGCCCCGGCGATCGGCTCGGGCGACGTCCTGGTCGCGGCGTCGGGCTCGGGCACCACCGCCCGCGTGGTGCGCGCCGCGCAGACCGCGCGCGACCAGGGCGCGGAGGTGATCGCGCTGACCACGGCGGCCGACTCGCCGCTGGCCGGGATCGCGACCGAGGTGCTCGTCGTCCCGGCCGCCGACAAGCAGGACTTCGACGGCGCCACCTCCGTCCAGTACGCGGGGAGCCTGTTCGAGCAGTCCGTGCTGCTGATCACCGACGCGCTGTTCCACACGCTCTGGAAGACCGGCGGCACGCAGGCCCGCGAGCTGTGGCGCCTGCACGCGAACCTCGAGTGA
- the tkt gene encoding transketolase → MSPHHSADELVRLTTRRVPEDWSDVDQRAVDTARVLAADAVEQCGSGHPGTAMSLAPVAYALFQRVLRHDPGDAQWLGRDRFVLSAGHSSLTLYIQLYLAGYGLELDDLKALRTWGSLTPGHPEYGHTAGVETTTGPLGQGLANAVGMAMAARRERGLFDPDAEPGTSVFDHQVYVIASDGDIEEGVTSEASSLAGTQQLGNLTVVYDSNEISIEDDTRIALSEDTAQRYEAYGWHVLTVDGGEDVAGFLAAVEQARAETARPTLIVLRTVIGYPAPTTMNTGKVHGAALGAEELAAVKRAVGFDPGTSFQVDDDVLRHTRAAAERGRVDHEKWQLEFDAWAQANPGRKALLDRLGDRALPAGWADDLPSWEAGGGAVATRKASAAVLATLGEVLPELWGGSADLAESNNTTIKGADSFGPAEISTGTWTAQPYGRTLHFGIREHAMGSILNGIALHGGTRPYGGTFLIFSDYMRPAVRLAALMRLPVVYVWTHDSIGLGEDGPTHQPVEQLASLRAIPGLSVVRPADANETAHAWKAVLEDTGGPAGLALTRQNVPTLQGTSAEGVARGGYVLADASSGPPRVVLIATGSEVQLAVEARTALESDGIATRVVSMPCVEWFDRQDRAYRDDVLPPAVRARVVVEAGIAQPWHRFAGDAGEIVSLEHFGASADFTTLFTEFGITTAAVVDAARRSVESLQRR, encoded by the coding sequence ATGTCACCACACCACTCCGCCGACGAGCTCGTCCGCCTGACCACCCGGCGGGTCCCCGAGGACTGGTCCGATGTGGACCAGCGCGCGGTCGACACCGCCCGCGTGCTGGCCGCCGACGCGGTCGAGCAGTGCGGCAGCGGACACCCCGGCACCGCCATGAGCCTCGCCCCCGTCGCCTACGCGCTGTTCCAGCGCGTCCTGCGGCACGACCCCGGCGACGCGCAGTGGCTCGGGCGGGACCGGTTCGTGCTGTCGGCCGGGCACTCCAGCCTCACCCTCTACATCCAGCTCTACCTCGCCGGCTACGGCCTGGAGCTCGACGACCTGAAGGCCCTGCGCACGTGGGGTTCCCTGACACCGGGACACCCCGAGTACGGGCACACCGCAGGCGTGGAGACGACCACCGGCCCGCTCGGACAGGGCCTGGCCAACGCCGTCGGTATGGCGATGGCCGCCCGTCGTGAGCGGGGGCTGTTCGACCCGGACGCCGAGCCGGGCACGAGCGTCTTCGACCACCAGGTCTACGTCATCGCCTCCGACGGCGACATCGAGGAAGGTGTCACCTCCGAGGCGTCGTCCCTGGCGGGAACCCAGCAGCTGGGCAACCTGACGGTGGTCTACGACAGCAACGAGATCTCCATCGAGGACGACACACGCATCGCCCTGTCCGAGGACACCGCCCAGCGGTACGAGGCCTACGGCTGGCACGTCCTCACCGTCGACGGCGGCGAGGACGTCGCCGGGTTCCTGGCGGCGGTCGAGCAGGCCAGGGCCGAGACCGCCCGCCCGACGCTGATCGTGCTGCGCACCGTGATCGGTTACCCGGCGCCGACCACGATGAACACCGGCAAGGTGCACGGCGCCGCGCTGGGCGCCGAGGAGCTCGCCGCGGTCAAGCGCGCCGTCGGCTTCGACCCCGGGACGAGCTTCCAGGTCGACGACGACGTCCTGCGCCACACCCGCGCGGCCGCCGAGCGCGGCCGGGTGGACCACGAGAAGTGGCAGCTCGAGTTCGACGCCTGGGCGCAGGCCAACCCGGGCCGCAAGGCGCTGCTGGACCGCCTCGGTGACCGCGCGCTGCCGGCCGGGTGGGCCGACGACCTGCCCAGCTGGGAGGCCGGCGGGGGAGCGGTCGCCACGCGCAAGGCATCGGCCGCGGTGCTGGCCACCCTCGGCGAGGTCCTGCCCGAGCTGTGGGGCGGGTCGGCCGACCTGGCGGAGAGCAACAACACCACGATCAAGGGCGCCGACTCCTTCGGCCCCGCCGAGATCTCCACCGGGACCTGGACCGCCCAGCCCTACGGTCGCACGCTGCACTTCGGCATCCGCGAGCACGCGATGGGCTCGATCCTCAACGGCATCGCGCTGCACGGCGGCACCCGGCCCTACGGCGGCACCTTCCTCATCTTCAGCGACTACATGCGGCCCGCGGTGCGGCTGGCCGCGCTGATGCGGCTGCCCGTCGTCTACGTGTGGACACACGACTCGATCGGCCTCGGCGAGGACGGACCGACCCACCAGCCCGTCGAGCAGCTGGCGTCGCTGCGCGCGATCCCCGGCCTGTCCGTGGTGCGCCCGGCCGACGCCAACGAGACCGCGCACGCCTGGAAGGCCGTGCTGGAGGACACCGGCGGCCCGGCCGGGCTGGCGCTCACCCGCCAGAACGTCCCGACCCTGCAGGGCACCTCCGCCGAGGGGGTCGCCCGCGGCGGCTACGTGCTCGCCGACGCCTCCTCGGGTCCTCCCCGCGTGGTGCTGATCGCCACCGGCTCCGAGGTCCAGCTGGCGGTGGAGGCCCGGACGGCCCTCGAGTCCGACGGCATCGCGACCCGGGTGGTGTCGATGCCGTGCGTGGAGTGGTTCGACCGCCAGGACCGCGCCTACCGGGACGATGTCCTCCCGCCGGCGGTCCGGGCCCGGGTGGTCGTCGAGGCGGGCATCGCGCAGCCCTGGCACCGCTTCGCCGGCGACGCCGGCGAGATCGTCTCGCTGGAGCACTTCGGTGCCTCGGCGGACTTCACGACCCTGTTCACCGAGTTCGGCATCACCACCGCCGCCGTGGTCGACGCGGCCCGGCGCAGCGTGGAGTCCCTACAGCGGCGGTGA
- the hxlA gene encoding 3-hexulose-6-phosphate synthase has protein sequence MQLQVALDVLDLPSALRLADQVAEHVDILELGTPLVKSAGIGAVTAIKAAHPDKLVFADLKTADAGALEAELAFSAGADLVTVMGAVDDDTVRGAVAAGEKHGKQVVADMISVVNGRVARIREVAKLGVAFVEIHAGLDEQARPGYSIAQLLDDGREAGVAFSIAGGVKADTIASVREAGAVVAVAGGAIYGADDPGAAAAELKQRATG, from the coding sequence GTGCAGCTGCAGGTGGCGTTGGATGTTCTGGATCTTCCCTCGGCGTTGAGGCTGGCGGACCAGGTGGCCGAGCACGTGGACATTCTGGAGCTGGGTACGCCGTTGGTGAAGTCGGCGGGTATCGGTGCGGTGACCGCGATCAAGGCGGCGCACCCGGACAAGCTGGTGTTCGCGGACCTGAAGACCGCGGATGCGGGTGCGCTGGAGGCGGAGCTGGCGTTCTCCGCGGGTGCGGATCTGGTGACGGTGATGGGTGCGGTCGACGACGACACCGTGCGTGGTGCGGTCGCGGCCGGGGAGAAGCACGGCAAGCAGGTCGTGGCGGACATGATCAGTGTGGTCAACGGGCGGGTGGCCCGGATCCGTGAGGTCGCGAAGCTGGGTGTGGCGTTCGTGGAGATCCATGCCGGTCTCGACGAGCAGGCCCGTCCGGGGTACTCGATCGCGCAGCTGCTCGACGACGGCCGGGAGGCCGGGGTCGCGTTCTCGATCGCCGGTGGGGTCAAGGCCGACACGATCGCCTCGGTCCGTGAGGCCGGCGCGGTCGTCGCCGTCGCGGGCGGGGCGATCTACGGCGCCGACGACCCGGGCGCGGCAGCGGCCGAGCTCAAGCAGCGCGCCACCGGCTGA
- the rpe gene encoding ribulose-phosphate 3-epimerase has translation MSNQPLIAPSILSADFARLADEVAAVRGEPGRGADWLHVDVMDAHFVPNLTLGLPVVTSLLASTDLPMDCHLMIENPDHWAIGYAEAGAHNVTVHVEAAEDPVMLAKDLRAAGAKAGLAIKPGTPLEPYFGVLRHYDTLLVMSVEPGFGGQTFIAEVLDKVRTARTLVDTGHLNLMVEIDGGINAETIGAAAEAGVDCFVAGSAVYAATDPALAVEALRSRARDAAGRAG, from the coding sequence GTGTCGAATCAGCCGTTGATTGCGCCGTCCATTCTTTCTGCCGACTTCGCCCGGCTCGCCGACGAAGTGGCCGCGGTGCGCGGCGAGCCGGGACGCGGTGCGGACTGGCTGCACGTGGACGTCATGGACGCGCACTTCGTGCCGAACCTGACCCTTGGCCTACCGGTCGTGACGTCGCTGCTGGCCAGCACCGACCTGCCGATGGACTGCCACCTCATGATCGAGAACCCGGATCACTGGGCGATCGGCTACGCCGAGGCGGGCGCCCACAACGTCACGGTGCACGTCGAGGCCGCCGAGGATCCGGTGATGCTCGCGAAGGACCTGCGCGCCGCGGGGGCGAAGGCGGGCCTGGCGATCAAGCCGGGCACACCGCTGGAGCCCTACTTCGGGGTGCTCCGGCACTACGACACGCTGCTCGTGATGTCGGTGGAGCCCGGCTTCGGGGGCCAGACGTTCATCGCCGAGGTACTCGACAAGGTCCGCACGGCGCGGACGCTGGTCGACACCGGCCACCTGAACCTGATGGTGGAGATCGACGGCGGCATCAACGCCGAGACGATCGGAGCGGCGGCCGAGGCCGGCGTCGACTGCTTCGTCGCCGGCTCGGCCGTCTACGCGGCCACCGATCCCGCGCTGGCGGTCGAGGCGCTGCGCAGCAGGGCCCGGGACGCCGCCGGGCGGGCCGGCTGA
- a CDS encoding DNA-binding protein, translating into MVGRVPPLVIAPSRPVGGDRGPDRSLVATSSAREVARAWEDFAAGDDIETGVRPEILASWYRCRDRYDVDRTLDVAPGARADEAQGVDNGVVFTALGGVGALAGKEVERDGAVVTVTDGVGRVLGAWGDPSAQRRAELHNLAPWSSWSEQCTGTNGMGTALELSGPVTVTGPEHWCQAFHQWACAGISVRDVVTGAPVASINISRWNASLPKLVPPWLTKAVACVEQEIYRRAIYEADTVVTAFSRRYAQSRGASMAIDRGGNVIAANDAAVALLGLAGDTPIVAGGTEPADRWSPDILGLPDVVRWATERAHGNAEWSGYARLPVCPGEEAVPLTMHSVVDANHVVGMLCEFGVQEGESYEQNDDAAAGQLPRCIIGMRNDRLVLLAPSEIRYAEADRNVVWLVTERGRIQASTRGLDNVERSLAPYGIRRVHRSYLVNLRRVAEIERGIKGELVLIMDSRGSQELVPVSRRHAPELRRMLGI; encoded by the coding sequence ATGGTCGGGAGAGTGCCGCCGCTGGTGATCGCACCGAGCCGTCCCGTCGGGGGTGACCGCGGTCCCGACCGCTCCCTGGTGGCCACCTCCTCGGCCAGGGAAGTGGCTCGCGCGTGGGAGGACTTCGCCGCGGGCGACGACATCGAGACCGGGGTGCGCCCCGAGATCCTGGCCTCGTGGTACCGGTGCCGGGACCGTTACGACGTCGACCGCACGCTGGACGTCGCGCCGGGGGCCCGGGCCGACGAGGCCCAGGGGGTCGACAACGGCGTGGTCTTCACCGCGCTCGGCGGTGTCGGTGCACTGGCCGGCAAGGAGGTCGAACGCGACGGCGCCGTGGTCACCGTGACGGACGGTGTGGGGCGCGTCCTCGGAGCCTGGGGCGACCCGTCCGCCCAGCGACGCGCCGAACTGCACAATCTCGCGCCGTGGTCGTCGTGGTCGGAGCAGTGCACCGGGACGAACGGGATGGGCACGGCCCTCGAGCTGTCCGGCCCGGTGACCGTGACCGGGCCCGAACACTGGTGCCAGGCGTTCCACCAGTGGGCGTGCGCGGGCATCTCCGTGCGTGACGTGGTGACCGGCGCGCCGGTCGCGTCGATCAACATCTCGCGGTGGAACGCGTCGCTGCCCAAGCTCGTGCCGCCGTGGCTGACCAAGGCCGTGGCGTGCGTCGAGCAGGAGATCTACCGGCGTGCGATCTACGAGGCCGACACGGTCGTCACCGCGTTCAGCAGGCGGTACGCGCAGTCGCGTGGCGCGTCCATGGCGATCGACCGTGGTGGGAACGTCATCGCCGCCAACGACGCGGCCGTCGCCCTGCTCGGGCTGGCCGGCGACACCCCCATCGTGGCGGGCGGTACCGAGCCGGCGGACCGCTGGAGCCCGGACATCCTCGGGCTGCCCGACGTGGTGCGGTGGGCGACCGAGCGGGCGCACGGCAACGCGGAGTGGAGCGGCTACGCGCGGCTGCCGGTCTGTCCCGGCGAGGAGGCCGTGCCGCTGACCATGCACTCGGTCGTCGACGCCAACCACGTGGTGGGCATGCTGTGCGAGTTCGGGGTGCAGGAGGGCGAGTCCTACGAGCAGAACGACGACGCCGCGGCCGGCCAGCTGCCCCGGTGCATCATCGGGATGCGCAACGACCGGCTCGTCTTGCTGGCGCCCTCGGAGATCCGTTACGCCGAGGCCGACCGCAACGTCGTCTGGCTGGTCACCGAGCGGGGCCGGATCCAGGCGTCGACCCGTGGCCTGGACAACGTCGAGCGGTCGCTGGCGCCCTACGGGATCCGCCGGGTGCACCGGAGCTATCTGGTCAACCTGCGCCGGGTGGCGGAGATCGAGCGGGGCATCAAGGGGGAACTGGTGCTGATCATGGACTCCCGCGGGTCCCAGGAGCTCGTTCCCGTCTCCCGGCGTCACGCCCCGGAGCTGCGACGCATGCTCGGGATCTGA
- a CDS encoding DNA-binding protein, which translates to MAQPRRLPPGSRSRAATTQQAWERFAGGEDDLSGVRPEIAISWHRCRDQYRVDPGLTRAPAAVAEVDHGLEHDVVIAELGFRAAAMAHEVGTVGGIVTITDATGRVLAQWGDESTRAVAADANLARWSCWSESATGTNGMGTALMSYTPVVIRGAEHWCRAFHDWTCAAVAVRDAVTRRPVAVLNVSCWRSEVPATVSSWLGNAATMTQRILRRRAEDDGGELVAAFNHVRSGTSAPLAAVDPAGRVVLADDTAAVLLGIPGSTPAPDPAVRWKPELPEFIQAAVYAAERAASNPDWAGSTQIYTRLTDEPTSISFRPVLRSGHLVGTVVSFGVSDGDPLPRAGADPSTRDRPRRMVATRDNRLVLLGLAEVAFAQSDGNDVWLCTDDGPVRSASPGLDRLEAELTGGGFLRVHRQYVVNLGRVREVERRDRGELLLVMDDPAGTMVPVSRRNAPTVRRALEI; encoded by the coding sequence ATGGCACAGCCACGACGGCTCCCGCCCGGCTCCCGCAGCCGTGCGGCGACGACGCAGCAGGCGTGGGAGCGGTTCGCCGGCGGCGAGGACGACCTCAGCGGCGTGCGGCCCGAGATCGCGATCTCCTGGCACCGGTGCCGGGACCAGTACCGGGTCGACCCCGGCCTCACCAGGGCTCCCGCGGCGGTCGCCGAGGTCGACCACGGACTCGAGCACGACGTCGTGATCGCCGAGCTCGGCTTCCGCGCCGCCGCGATGGCGCACGAGGTCGGCACCGTCGGCGGCATCGTGACCATCACCGACGCCACCGGCCGGGTCCTGGCCCAGTGGGGCGACGAGAGCACGCGCGCCGTCGCCGCCGACGCCAACCTGGCGCGCTGGTCCTGCTGGTCGGAGAGCGCCACGGGGACCAACGGCATGGGTACCGCGCTGATGTCGTACACCCCCGTGGTGATCCGGGGCGCCGAGCACTGGTGCCGGGCCTTCCACGACTGGACGTGCGCCGCTGTGGCGGTCCGGGACGCCGTGACCAGGAGACCGGTCGCGGTGCTCAACGTCTCCTGCTGGCGCAGCGAGGTCCCCGCGACCGTGTCCTCCTGGCTGGGCAACGCCGCCACGATGACCCAGCGCATCCTGCGCCGGCGCGCCGAGGACGACGGCGGCGAGCTGGTCGCCGCGTTCAACCACGTCAGATCGGGCACGAGCGCGCCGCTCGCGGCCGTGGACCCCGCGGGCCGGGTGGTCCTGGCCGACGACACCGCGGCCGTCCTCCTGGGCATCCCGGGCTCCACGCCCGCGCCCGATCCCGCGGTGCGCTGGAAACCGGAGCTCCCCGAGTTCATCCAGGCCGCCGTCTACGCCGCCGAGCGGGCGGCCTCGAATCCGGACTGGGCCGGCTCGACGCAGATCTACACCCGGCTCACCGACGAACCGACGTCGATCAGTTTCCGGCCGGTGCTGCGGTCGGGACACCTGGTCGGCACCGTCGTCTCGTTCGGCGTGTCGGACGGGGACCCGCTGCCCCGCGCGGGAGCGGACCCGTCGACCCGCGACCGGCCGCGCCGGATGGTCGCGACGCGCGACAACCGTCTGGTCCTGCTCGGGCTCGCGGAGGTGGCCTTCGCGCAGTCGGACGGCAACGACGTGTGGCTGTGCACCGACGACGGGCCGGTGCGCTCGGCCTCGCCGGGCCTCGACCGGCTCGAGGCCGAGCTGACCGGTGGCGGATTCCTGCGTGTGCACCGCCAGTACGTCGTGAACCTCGGCCGGGTCCGGGAGGTGGAGCGCCGTGACCGGGGCGAGCTGCTCCTGGTCATGGACGACCCGGCCGGGACGATGGTGCCGGTGTCGCGGCGGAACGCGCCGACGGTGCGGCGGGCCCTGGAGATCTGA